The following proteins come from a genomic window of Zonotrichia leucophrys gambelii isolate GWCS_2022_RI chromosome 4, RI_Zleu_2.0, whole genome shotgun sequence:
- the LOC135447432 gene encoding ovocleidin-116-like, protein MQTFLACLCLCLLSTALATPVPLPLPERAAGNCVGQHRIFLKSCNAKHGFYIFKYVYSFSTRRNQTQIKKEEADHQSIIPSHRLDDGNARREPPAGSAGTAPEHSDNSSSEVIEYGIVFSPENRSTPGISKDGPSPQPGTGMRARGSGGGMGPTPSSSEGSGDLDLVVEGDGGVPILPQGERPSEIVVGNRSRVRSENKDDGIPRVVLEGGAVTVGRGRAPTTRGAGDEGSGEATVSGQGQESVKQSTATGGTALSSVTEKMEDVQVDAAGVDEYAYIPDSGSVTITHGSLGSTDRAKGFTQVSPGQDDEVNIFIGRANIHMGEQVTTQAGVTASRENDGIPSVGSSRPPLRLDVTVAPSGGEDDSMPARRQPERLATTATPTHGDSITSSLRDSRLTGEDEEGATTTISVDRGLTTPVPWRVTSGDITSPTVASIHGKDDDEVRGEGQKSKGKPDHVATTSPHHRGDVEATITVPARGASIRPAPTEGFRTTPSVTAGSHRAGMGTVLGRGGSGEVGTATSTPPRVETRPGAGMRVRPGGAGLDKTPRTDKAPFPSGKPSGGVSSGGQKSVGGYDGDAGGRSQAAKAGASPAPQAGQATGSMAAGSGREQGRGAESGTAGLGAGGGRLPGHHGRRLGAGAPGTIATLGRSRQLDQVKRADELHVRERAFYSLGGAGGGPHGPYPGLGSADSSQSSEGDRGSHSESAQTGLQPSGWGSPGYPQGRWIQGPL, encoded by the exons ATGCAAACTTTCCTtgcctgtctgtgcctgtgcctgctcagcacagccctcgCCACACCT GTGCCACTGCCGCTGCCTGAGAGAGCTGCTGGGAACTGTGTGGGACAACACCGG ATATTTCTGAAAAGCTGCAATGCCAAGCATGGCTTCTACATTTTCAAATATGTCTACTCATTCTCAACGCGGAGGAACCAGACGCAGATAAAG AAAGAAGAGGCTGACCACCAGAGTATCATCCCCAGCCACCGACTGGATGACGGCAATGCCAGGAGGGAGCCACCAGCTGGgtcagctggcacagccccagagcacagtgacaacagcagcagtgaagtAATTGAGTATGGGATTGTCTTCAGTCCCGAAAACCGCAGCACCCCAGGCATCAGCAAGGATGGTCCCAGTCCTCAGCCTGGCACTGGCATGCGCGCACGTGGCAGTGGGGGTGGCATGGGTCCCACCCCATCCAGCTCAGAGGGCAGCGGCGATCTGGATTTGGTGGTGGAAGGTGATGGCGGTGTTCCCATTCTCCCTCAGGGTGAACGCCCTAGTGAGATTGTGGTGGGGAACAGGTCCAGGGTCAGGAGTGAGAATAAGGATGATGGTATCCCCAGGGTGGTTCTGGAGGGGGGAGCCGTGactgtggggagggggagggccCCTACTACCAGAGGCGCAGGGGATGAGGGCAGCGGAGAGGCCACTGTCTCTGGCCAAGGGCAGGAGAGTGTTAAGCAGAGTACAGCGACAGGAGGCACTGCTTTGTCCTCTGTCACTGAGAAGATGGAGGATGTCCAAGTGGATGCTGCAGGTGTGGATGAATACGCTTACATCCCCGATTCAGGCAGCGTAACCATCACCCACGGGAGCCTGGGCAGCACAGACAGGGCCAAGGGTTTCACCCAGGTCTCTCCAGGCCAGGATGATGAGGTAAACATATTCATTGGAAGAGCCAACATCCATATGGGGGAGCAGGTAACCACCCAGGCTGGTGTCACAGCAAGTAGGGAGAATGATGGCATCCCCtctgtgggaagcagcaggcCCCCCCTCAGGCTGGACGTCACCGTGGCACCCAGTGGAGGTGAAGATGACAGCATGCCTGCCCGCAGGCAGCCTGAAAGACtggccaccacagccaccccaaCCCATGGGGACAGTATTACCAGCAGCCTCAGGGACAGCCGTCTCACtggagaggatgaggaaggtgccaccaccaccatcagTGTTGATAGAGGACTGACAACCCCTGTTCCCTGGAGAGTCACTAGTGGTGACATTACCAGCCCCACAGTGGCTAGCATCCATGGGAAAGATGATGATGAGGtgagaggagaggggcagaaGTCCAAGGGGAAGCCAGACCATGTGGCTACCACGAGCCCCCACCACAGGGGTGACGTGGAGGCCACTATCACAGTCCCAGCCAGGGGGGCCAGCATCCGCCCAGCCCCTACTGAGGGGTTCCGCACCACCCCGTCAGTGACAGCCGGCAGCCACAGGGCAGGCATGGGCACTGTGCTCGGCAGAGGAGGGAGTGGGGAAGTGGGGACAGCCACCTCCACTCCCCCCCGTGTGGAGACACGGCCCGGGGCTGGGATGAGGGTCCGtccagggggagcagggctggacaaGACACCCAGGACGGACAAAGCACCATTTCCAAGTGGGAAACCCAGCGGCGGGGTGTCGAGTGGGGGCCAGAAAAGTGTTGGCGGCTATGATGGCGATGCTGGCGGCAGATCTCAAGCTGCCAAAGCAGGAGCCAGCCCCGCTCCACAGGCAGGGCAAGCCACGGGCAGCATGGCAGCCGGCAGTGGCCGGGAGCAGGGGCGAGGTGCAGAGagtgggacagcagggctgggggccgGGGGTGGCCGCCTGCCCGGGCACCATGGCAGGAGGCTGGGGGCCGGGGCGCCGGGCACCATTGCAACACTGGGCCGCAGCCGGCAGCTGGACCAGGTGAAACGTGCTGACGAGCTCCATGTCCGTGAGCGGGCCTTTTACAGCCttggcggggcgggcggcggtcCCCACGGCCCCTATCCCGGCCTCGGGAGTGCCGACAGCAGCCAGTCCTCCGAGGGGGACCGGGGCAGCCACAGCGAGAGTGCACAGACGGGACTGCAGCCCTCAGGGTGGGGATCCCCAGGGTACCCCCAAGGCCGCTGGATCCAGGGGCCCCTCTGA